GAAACTTACACGCAACTGCAACCCTGCAAGGTAACAACACCTTTGGCTAATCCAGACAGCTTAGACATTTTAGATGTCGAACTGCATGGCGAGTGGGGTGAAATTGTTGTCGGCGAGGGTAATATAGCGAGTGGTGCGGCTAGTTTCGCTTATATGGAAACTGCGATCGCGCGTACACTTGCCGGCGAATTTCAAGGTATCGTCACAGGGCCAATTTCTAAAACTTGTTGGAAAGCTGCTGGCTATAATTATCCCGGCCAAACGGAACTGTTAGCAGAAAGATCGGGAGTTAAGCGATTTGGGATGTTATTTGTCGCCAAATCTCCCCATAGTGGTTGGTTACTTCGTACTTTACTTGCTACCACACATATTCCACTTCGTCAAGTTGCCGATGCTTTAACGGCAGATTTACTTAGCCTTAAACTTGACTTGTTAGTGAAGTGTTTGCGGGAAGATTTCGGATTAGAAAAACCTCGAATTGCGATTGCGGGTTTAAATCCTCACAGTGGCGAAAACGGACAATTGGGAAACGAGGAGAAATATTGGTTAATTCCTTGGTTGGAGACGGAACGCGATCGCCTTTCTGATGTGCAGTTAGATGGCCCCATACCACCAGATACAATGTGGGTAAAACCCGGTCAAGCTTGGTATGGCAAAGGAGGTAATGCTCACGATGCTTATTTAGCATTGTACCACGATCAAGGGTTGATTCCTGTTAAATTAATGGCTTTCGATCGGGCGGTGAATACTACAATTGGTTTGCCATTTATTCGCACTTCTCCCGATCATGGTACTGCCTTTGATATTGCTGGTAAAGGTGTGGCAGATCCTAGTAGTACGATCGCAGCTTTGGAGTTAGCGGCGGAGTTAGTTAAGCAGCGTAGAAATACGTCCAATAGTCCGGACAGTTTTTAAGCAGCCAGAGTACCATAAGACAAGACTGAGGGGAGGTTAGGATGATTTAAAATCAAGTCCTTGTCTAAATCTAACTTGCTAATAAATGTATAAAGTAGATGCCGATTGAATTCCAGGCGTTTATAGGAGGCCATTGAAAACACGAATGGATGGGCAGACAAGTGGCGATTAGAGGCTTCATATTTGGCTAAATTTAAGGCCGCTAGGCTGGCATTAAAATGAAAATCAAGCCGTTGGCTATTCACAGATTGACAATCGGACAAACCAGTAAATTGTTTGGCATCCCGAAAAATGAATTCAATTTGAAAACGAGCTTGATAATACTCAAGTATTTGCTCAGCCTTGAGATTGATATCGGTACTAAACAATAAAACATTTTTGGTTTTACCGTTAGCTTGAAGCTCAGATATACAAGCCAAACGGATTTTGCATTTTAAGCAACAACTCCATACTAATAATGAATAAAGCTTAACTCCTGGCTTAATTTCTTTGACGAAAGTTAGATTTTTCAAATTATTGCAGTCAACTTTACCATCATATTTACGAGGAGCGCCGAATTTATTCCTTGCTCCGGTATAGAGGTAATTCAGGTTGGCATCAACCCTTAATCTACTAATCAAATTGAGATCTGACTCCCGAACAGCATCCCAAAATTTAGCGCGGTAATAATAGCCATCAGCCACCAAATAACGTACAGATTCTGGCAACAAAGAACGAGTATTTTTTAAATGCTTTGCATAGTCGTCAACTCTTGTTATATCAGGTGTTAAGGTTTCAGATACCTGTTTTTTACTCCGTTTTTTTAAGTTTCTTTTCCGAGTAAAAATTAGGGAGTTTTTCGGTGGTTCTGTGGTCGGACGCGAAAGAGTTTGTTGCACGCTTAAACTATAGGAAATATGAGTTTCAATTTCGACAACAGAAATCACAGAAATTTCTAATCCTTGTTCAGCTTTTCCCGCAATACCATTATAAAAATAACCTTTTCCCTCAGTATGTTTACCACTTTTTCTCAAAAAAGAACAATCAATAACGGCAATAATTGTGCGTTCAGGATTCAAGGCTTTTTTAATAAAATATTTAGAGAATTGCTCCCAGTCAAACTTTTTTAAAAAATGCCGCCGATAAGTTTTTTCAGTGGCAGGACTATAGCGGCCCAGATTGGTGAAGTTCACTTTGCCATAAACCAGCACGATTGTGGAAAGTAAAGTCATTATAAACTTTTTTTGGGCTTGACTCACCCCGGACATTTGTTGTAAGATGGATTCAATAATGTTCATAAGGCAGTCTGTTAAGCTCAGTTTTTTTAAGCTTAACCTAAAGAGTGTCTTTTTTTCTGCCTTTGAGATTCAAATTTTACTTACTTTTTTGTGGACGGGCGATCGCGTCTCTACTCCAAAACTGTCCGGAGTATTGATACGTCAAGATATTAAATAATAGGTGAGGAGTGTTAAAATATAGAATCAGATGCCGCCCAAAAGAGATATTAAGCAAATTAATGCTATTGCTAATGAATTTAAAATGGAAAGGCTACAAAGACAAGCATTTGGAGATTTTTTAGAATCCGAGAAAGAGGCCGGTTATATAGGTAACAAAAATGAACGCGGTGATTTTACCTATCAAGAATTGCGACAAAAGGCTTGCGAGTTCTTAGGTTTAGAATAAATTTGCAATAACAGATTAAAATTATGACAGTAACTACCGACCAAAATATATTACAGCCGATTAAAAACGATGCTGATTTAGTGCAACTAAGAAGCATTGTCAGTGTGATTATAGGGGAGCTGTGCTGGAATGCGAGAATGAGCTATGGAGATGAATTATATCTTTATATAGGAGAGAGAATTCCGATCTTAAATAAATTAAT
The Kamptonema formosum PCC 6407 genome window above contains:
- a CDS encoding transposase, giving the protein MNIIESILQQMSGVSQAQKKFIMTLLSTIVLVYGKVNFTNLGRYSPATEKTYRRHFLKKFDWEQFSKYFIKKALNPERTIIAVIDCSFLRKSGKHTEGKGYFYNGIAGKAEQGLEISVISVVEIETHISYSLSVQQTLSRPTTEPPKNSLIFTRKRNLKKRSKKQVSETLTPDITRVDDYAKHLKNTRSLLPESVRYLVADGYYYRAKFWDAVRESDLNLISRLRVDANLNYLYTGARNKFGAPRKYDGKVDCNNLKNLTFVKEIKPGVKLYSLLVWSCCLKCKIRLACISELQANGKTKNVLLFSTDINLKAEQILEYYQARFQIEFIFRDAKQFTGLSDCQSVNSQRLDFHFNASLAALNLAKYEASNRHLSAHPFVFSMASYKRLEFNRHLLYTFISKLDLDKDLILNHPNLPSVLSYGTLAA
- the pdxA gene encoding 4-hydroxythreonine-4-phosphate dehydrogenase PdxA → MLGTQEKIPVNPDIKVKLAVTVGDPAGIGPEVVLKALATKPLSNCDVTVIGGREILQETYTQLQPCKVTTPLANPDSLDILDVELHGEWGEIVVGEGNIASGAASFAYMETAIARTLAGEFQGIVTGPISKTCWKAAGYNYPGQTELLAERSGVKRFGMLFVAKSPHSGWLLRTLLATTHIPLRQVADALTADLLSLKLDLLVKCLREDFGLEKPRIAIAGLNPHSGENGQLGNEEKYWLIPWLETERDRLSDVQLDGPIPPDTMWVKPGQAWYGKGGNAHDAYLALYHDQGLIPVKLMAFDRAVNTTIGLPFIRTSPDHGTAFDIAGKGVADPSSTIAALELAAELVKQRRNTSNSPDSF